A genome region from Sphingobium sp. WTD-1 includes the following:
- a CDS encoding redoxin family protein: MTRTRSIRFITATLLAAGATTIACCADAIRAAPSLAAPFGAPRKAIDVLDHAGPWLTPVPGGVASLRGKVVLVNFWTYSCINSLRALPYLRAWQERYCDKGLVVVGVHTPEFRFEHDPAKVRQATARLGVGYPNLQDNDYAVWQAFGNQGWPGFYFIDAKGQVRGYRIGEGDYAESEQLIRRLLAEAGHDPAAIPVTPIQGRGIEAPADWRNLASGEAYLGHDKASGFRSPGGLRRDATASYNATTDLPLGGWDLSGDWTVGSEFSRLDAPNGTLRYRFHARDAHLVLGGAPDGHPIRFRVTIDGAAPGASHGADTDAQGWGEVREDRLYQLVRQTGPIRDRTIAIQFARPEARAYSFTFG, from the coding sequence ATGACGAGAACCCGTTCCATCCGCTTTATCACCGCCACGCTGCTGGCAGCCGGTGCCACCACCATCGCCTGCTGCGCCGATGCGATCCGCGCAGCGCCCTCCCTTGCCGCGCCGTTCGGCGCCCCGCGAAAGGCCATTGACGTGCTCGATCATGCAGGCCCCTGGCTGACGCCCGTGCCGGGTGGCGTGGCCTCGCTGCGCGGCAAGGTGGTGCTGGTGAATTTCTGGACCTATTCCTGCATCAACTCGCTGCGCGCCCTGCCCTATCTGCGCGCCTGGCAGGAACGCTATTGTGACAAGGGGCTGGTCGTGGTCGGCGTCCATACGCCCGAATTCCGGTTCGAGCATGATCCTGCCAAGGTCCGTCAGGCCACCGCCCGGTTGGGCGTGGGCTATCCCAATCTTCAGGACAATGACTATGCCGTCTGGCAGGCGTTCGGCAATCAGGGCTGGCCCGGCTTCTATTTCATCGACGCCAAGGGACAGGTGCGCGGCTATCGCATCGGCGAGGGCGATTATGCCGAGTCCGAACAATTGATCCGCCGCCTGCTGGCCGAGGCCGGTCACGATCCTGCGGCCATTCCCGTGACGCCGATCCAGGGGCGCGGAATCGAGGCCCCGGCCGACTGGCGCAATCTGGCATCGGGCGAAGCCTATCTGGGCCATGACAAGGCAAGCGGCTTCCGGTCGCCCGGCGGCCTGCGCCGGGATGCGACCGCAAGCTACAACGCGACAACCGATCTGCCGCTGGGCGGGTGGGATCTGTCCGGCGACTGGACCGTCGGATCGGAATTTTCCCGCCTGGATGCGCCCAATGGCACGCTGCGCTATCGCTTCCATGCGCGCGACGCGCATCTGGTCCTGGGCGGCGCACCCGATGGCCACCCGATCCGTTTCCGCGTGACGATCGACGGCGCGGCGCCCGGTGCCAGCCATGGCGCCGATACCGATGCGCAGGGCTGGGGCGAAGTGCGGGAAGACCGGCTCTACCAGCTTGTCCGCCAGACCGGCCCCATTCGCGATCGCACCATCGCCATCCAGTTCGCCCGGCCGGAGGCCAGAGCCTATTCCTTCACCTTCGGCTGA